Proteins found in one Oncorhynchus tshawytscha isolate Ot180627B linkage group LG25, Otsh_v2.0, whole genome shotgun sequence genomic segment:
- the LOC112224261 gene encoding protein phosphatase 1 regulatory subunit 3C-B: MNCTRVLHMLDTRPMPGPIMPVDVAMRICLASSPPLRSFFSTYEDCQSRNLANCYKPLRPCISSKQEAEASSLGWKSPKASGKKRVVFADSKGMSLTAIHVFKEFEEDPLSDLQFDLSDLANATTGRKVSIEKSFTLDFPQPAADYLDFRNRLKKNQVCLENCTLQERSLTGTVKVRNVSFEKLVSIRITFDSWETHTDVACTYLNNVYGCLDTDTFAFTIDLPSSVPSQERVEFCICFTTQDQTYWDNNDEKNYKLLHNDTDADQTSNPIIQITAPVEFKRDGNTPEMEFDQFGSPRTSSGFFPEWQSRGRIETTAPYW, translated from the exons ATGAATTGCACAAG GGTCCTACACATGTTGGACACCAGGCCGATGCCAGGTCCTATCATGCCAGTAGATGTAGCCATGAGGATCTGCCTGGCAAGCTCTCCGCCCCTCCGCAGCTTCTTCAGCACGTACGAGGACTGCCAATCGCGAAACCTGGCCAACTGCTACAAACCACTGAGGCCGTGCATCAGCTCCAAGCAGGAGGCAGAGGCCTCCAGCCTGGGATGGAAGAGTCCCAAGGCCAGCGGGAAGAAGCGGGTGGTCTTTGCCGATTCAAAAGGCATGTCCCTAACGGCCATCCACGTCTTCAAGGAGTTTGAGGAGGACCCACTGTCTGACCTGCAATTTGACCTGTCGGACCTGGCCAATGCCACCACCGGCCGGAAGGTCTCCATAGAGAAAAGTTTCACTCTGGACTTCCCTCAGCCTGCTGCAGATTATCTTGACTTCAGGAACCGGCTTAAGAAGAACCAAGTGTGTCTGGAGAACTGCACGCTCCAGGAACGGTCACTCACTGGCACTGTGAAAGTGAGGAATGTAAGCTTTGAGAAACTGGTTTCCATACGGATAACGTTTGACTCATGGGAAACACACACGGACGTTGCATGTACGTACCTGAACAATGTGTACGGTTGTTTGGACACGGACACCTTCGCTTTCACCATCGACCTGCCAAGTTCTGTGCCCTCACAGGAGCGTGTAGAGTTCTGCATATGCTTCACTACCCAGGATCAGACGTACTGGGACAACAACGATGAGAAGAACTACAAGTTGCTCCACAACGACACAGACGCTGACCAGACCAGCAATCCCATCATCCAGATCACCGCACCAGTTGAGTTCAAGAGAGACGGCAACACGCCGGAGATGGAGTTTGACCAGTTCGGGAGCCCGAGAACGTCCAGTGGATTCTTCCCTGAATGGCAGAGCCGGGGACGCATAGAGACCACGGCCCCATACTGGTGA